In Aythya fuligula isolate bAytFul2 chromosome 19, bAytFul2.pri, whole genome shotgun sequence, one genomic interval encodes:
- the LHX3 gene encoding LIM/homeobox protein Lhx3 — protein sequence MLLERVRAGSEKAAELCPFPRSPEIPLCAGCNQHIVDRFILKVLDRHWHSKCLKCSDCQTQLAEKCFSRGDGVYCKEDFFKRFGTKCAACQQGIPPTQVVRRAQDFVYHLHCFACIVCKRQLATGDEFYLMEDSRLVCKADYETAKQREAESTAKRPRTTITAKQLETLKNAYNNSPKPARHVREQLSSETGLDMRVVQVWFQNRRAKEKRLKKDAGRQRWGQYFRNMKRSRGASKSDKDSIQEEGPDSDAEVSFTDEPSMSEMSHSNGIYSNLSEASPALGRQAGTNGSFALDHSGIPAQDQYHDLRSNSPYGIPQSPASLQALPGHQPLISSLVYPDNSLGIIGQGGQGVPQPMRVLAGNGPSSDLSTGSSGGYPDFPASPASWLDEVDHAQF from the exons ATGCTGCTGGAGAGGGTCCGAGCCGGCTCGGAGAAGGCAGCGGAGCTCTGCCCCTTCCCGAGGAGCCCAG AGATCCCGCTGTGCGCCGGCTGCAACCAGCACATCGTGGACAGGTTCATCCTCAAGGTCCTGGACCGGCACTGGCACAGCAAGTGCCTGAAATGCTCCGACTGCCAGACGCAGCTGGCCGAGAAGTGCTTCAGCCGCGGGGACGGCGTGTACTGCAAGGAGGACTTCTTCAA gCGCTTCGGGACGAAGTGTGCCGCCTGCCAGCAGGGCATCCCCCCGACCCAGGTGGTGCGGAGGGCTCAGGACTTCGTGTACCACCTGCACTGCTTCGCCTGCATCGTCTGCAAGCGGCAGCTGGCCACCGGCGACGAGTTCTACCTCATGGAGGACAGCAGGCTGGTCTGCAAGGCCGACTACGAGACGGCCAAGCAGAGAg AGGCTGAATCGACGGCCAAGCGGCCCCGCACCACCATCACGGCCAAGCAGCTGGAGACCCTAAAAAACGCCTACAACAACTCGCCCAAGCCGGCGCGCCACGTCCGGGAGCAGCTCTCGTCGGAGACCGGGTTGGACATGCGGGTGGTGCAG GTGTGGTTCCAGAACCGTCGGGCCAAGGAGAAGAGGCTGAAGAAGGATGCGGGGAGGCAGCGGTGGGGGCAGTACTTCAGGAACATGAAGCGCTCCCGGGGCGCCTCCAAGTCCGACAAGGACAGCATCCAGGAGGAGGGCCCCGACAGCGACGCCGAGGTCTCCTTCACAG ACGAGCCCTCCATGTCGGAGATGAGCCATTCCAACGGGATTTACAGCAACCTCAGCGAGGCGTCCCCGGCCCTGGGGAGGCAGGCTGGGACCAACGGGAGCTTTGCTCTGGATCACAGCGGCATCCCAGCTCAGGACCAGTACCACGACCTGCGCTCCAACAGCCCCTACGGGATACCCCAGTCACCAGCCTCCTTGCAAGCGCTGCCGGGCCACCAGCCTTTAATCTCCAGCTTGGTTTATCCCGACAACAGCCTGGGCATCATAGGACAAGGCGGACAGGGGGTGCCCCAGCCCATGAGGGTCCTGGCTGGGAACGGACCCAGCTCCGACCTCTCCACCGGCAGCAGCGGGGGGTACCCGGATTTTCCTGCCAGCCCGGCCTCGTGGCTGGACGAAGTCGACCACGCTCAGTTTTGA